From the Desulfohalovibrio reitneri genome, one window contains:
- a CDS encoding PAS domain-containing sensor histidine kinase, whose amino-acid sequence MFLLFDPERGELVHASPGLWDLLGFSRKRFPLHWKHLAEFVHPEDRGDLEAEDIRVAAPRDFCFRIINTKREVKWIQAEVVPIPCRTGRTSLLALRISDITERVKRDADLKRLTAKALYAQEDERMRIARDLHDSVAQNLSALTLNLEAALVDQSNTLSPAGRELLRHAITSARECMAETRRIVMGLRPTHLDDLGLSAAINYLVREYVNDLDGDVMISNDTSFDDKNLDDTRKIVLFRVLQEALNNIRRHSDADEIDISLQEKGGEILLTIRDNGSGFDPRESPASLGLETMRERLELVSGYLLVREMNRGGVEINAVMPAKQNEVDH is encoded by the coding sequence ATGTTCCTCCTGTTTGATCCGGAGAGGGGGGAGCTGGTGCACGCCTCGCCAGGACTCTGGGATCTTCTCGGATTTTCGCGAAAGCGATTCCCCTTGCATTGGAAACACCTTGCGGAGTTCGTTCACCCGGAAGACCGGGGAGACCTTGAGGCTGAAGATATCCGTGTCGCAGCCCCTAGGGATTTTTGCTTCCGCATCATCAACACCAAACGAGAAGTGAAGTGGATCCAGGCGGAGGTGGTTCCTATCCCGTGCCGAACCGGTCGCACCTCCCTGCTTGCCCTCCGGATCAGCGACATCACGGAGCGGGTAAAGCGGGACGCCGACCTCAAGCGGCTTACCGCCAAAGCGCTCTACGCCCAGGAAGACGAGCGCATGCGGATCGCCCGGGACTTGCACGACTCCGTGGCCCAGAACCTCTCCGCCCTGACCCTGAACCTGGAGGCCGCGTTGGTGGATCAGAGCAACACGCTCTCACCCGCCGGACGCGAGCTGCTCCGGCACGCCATCACCTCGGCCAGGGAATGCATGGCGGAAACACGCCGCATCGTCATGGGCCTGCGTCCGACGCATCTCGACGATCTGGGCCTTTCCGCGGCCATCAACTACCTGGTGCGCGAATATGTGAACGACCTGGACGGCGACGTGATGATTTCGAACGACACGTCCTTTGACGACAAGAACCTCGACGATACGCGGAAGATTGTTCTCTTTCGCGTGCTCCAGGAGGCCTTGAACAATATCCGGCGGCACAGCGACGCGGACGAGATCGACATTTCATTGCAAGAGAAGGGAGGCGAAATTCTCCTGACAATCCGGGACAACGGCTCCGGTTTCGATCCGCGCGAGTCCCCGGCCAGTCTCGGACTGGAAACCATGCGCGAGCGTTTGGAGTTGGTGTCCGGCTACCTGCTCGTGCGGGAAATGAATCGGGGAGGAGTGGAAATCAACGCCGTAATGCCCGCGAAGCAAAACGAGGTCGACCATTGA
- a CDS encoding cytochrome c3 family protein, translated as MSRLALIALALFLLPALPAMGESQPQPPAAGQVAVPEDAELRMARVEFDHVPHSDLDCTQCHHTWDGMSEIKGCSDSGCHSDMVAKKGEGSFYAAFHERTSQISCLGCHNDRSQTDKKHGPVKCMECHVKNG; from the coding sequence GTGTCCCGTCTCGCACTCATCGCTTTGGCCCTGTTCCTGCTTCCCGCCCTGCCCGCCATGGGAGAATCACAGCCGCAACCCCCGGCCGCCGGTCAGGTGGCCGTTCCGGAAGACGCCGAATTGCGCATGGCCCGGGTGGAGTTCGACCACGTTCCCCACAGCGACCTGGACTGCACCCAGTGCCACCACACCTGGGACGGCATGAGCGAAATCAAGGGCTGCTCCGATTCCGGTTGCCATTCCGACATGGTTGCCAAAAAGGGCGAAGGCTCCTTCTACGCCGCCTTCCATGAGCGGACGAGCCAAATCAGTTGCCTGGGCTGCCACAACGACCGCTCACAGACCGACAAGAAGCACGGTCCGGTGAAGTGCATGGAATGCCATGTCAAAAACGGCTGA
- a CDS encoding DUF1328 domain-containing protein, whose amino-acid sequence MLRWALIFLVVAIVAGLLGFGGVASAAASIAKVLFFVFLILFLAVIILGVFRGRGPRVP is encoded by the coding sequence ATGTTGCGTTGGGCTTTGATATTCCTGGTGGTGGCCATAGTCGCCGGGTTGCTCGGTTTCGGCGGGGTGGCCAGCGCGGCCGCCTCCATAGCCAAGGTGCTCTTCTTCGTCTTCCTCATCCTCTTCCTGGCCGTCATCATCCTCGGAGTATTCCGGGGGCGGGGGCCGAGAGTGCCCTGA
- a CDS encoding bacteriohemerythrin has translation MNGDKKRCAPSLAWNEKLSTGHTEIDEQHKGLIQLANDLLETVRAGKGAYLVDPILRRLRVYTRDHFRAEERIMASAGYPELARHAREHAQILGIVEQLNIFNDEGKPIDPDELLCLLREWLINHILGHDLPMASHLRSSRIKNRC, from the coding sequence TTGAACGGCGACAAGAAGCGATGCGCTCCAAGCCTGGCATGGAACGAAAAGCTGTCCACCGGGCATACGGAAATCGACGAACAGCACAAGGGACTCATCCAGCTTGCCAACGATCTGCTGGAGACGGTTCGCGCCGGCAAAGGAGCGTACCTGGTGGACCCGATTCTACGCAGACTGCGGGTCTACACCCGCGACCATTTCCGAGCCGAGGAACGGATCATGGCCTCCGCCGGGTACCCGGAGCTGGCCAGACACGCCAGGGAGCACGCCCAGATTCTCGGCATTGTTGAGCAATTGAACATTTTCAACGACGAAGGCAAGCCGATCGACCCCGACGAACTGCTTTGCCTGCTCAGGGAGTGGCTCATCAACCACATCCTGGGACACGACCTGCCCATGGCCTCCCACCTGCGCTCCAGCCGGATCAAGAATCGTTGCTGA
- a CDS encoding dodecin domain-containing protein yields the protein MQSTAATVKDIQSVYCQDFQAVVENDQVTKYRVNCKISFLVHR from the coding sequence GTGCAGTCCACCGCCGCCACTGTGAAAGACATCCAATCCGTCTACTGTCAGGACTTCCAGGCCGTGGTGGAGAATGATCAGGTCACCAAGTACCGGGTCAACTGCAAAATCTCCTTCCTGGTCCACAGGTAG
- a CDS encoding DUF72 domain-containing protein, translating to MTLGAAFVGTSGWSYPHWRGTFYPGGLPRDEELAFCAERFGALEINNTFYSLPGREAVLGWRKAVPKGFPFAVKASRYLTHMKKLKDPRQGVDSFFAAVDALGPNLGPVLFQLPPNWRVNIKRLRAFLDALPDGRRFAFEFRDTSWITEETLDLLRERKAAFCIYHLAGYFSPKEVTTDFIYIRLHGPGDKYQGSYPERDLADWAGAISAWTAEGLDVYCFFDNDQEGYAAHNAARLAEMIS from the coding sequence ATGACCCTGGGCGCTGCCTTTGTCGGCACCTCCGGGTGGAGCTACCCGCACTGGCGGGGAACCTTCTATCCCGGCGGCCTTCCTCGCGATGAGGAACTCGCCTTCTGCGCCGAGCGCTTTGGCGCGCTGGAGATCAATAACACGTTTTACAGTCTGCCTGGTCGCGAGGCCGTTCTGGGTTGGCGCAAGGCAGTGCCCAAGGGCTTTCCATTCGCGGTCAAGGCGTCACGTTATTTGACCCACATGAAGAAGCTGAAGGACCCGCGCCAGGGGGTGGACAGCTTCTTCGCCGCTGTGGACGCACTCGGTCCCAATCTCGGACCGGTTCTGTTCCAGCTTCCCCCCAACTGGCGGGTCAACATCAAACGGTTGCGGGCATTCCTCGATGCCCTGCCCGACGGACGCCGCTTCGCCTTCGAGTTCCGTGACACGAGTTGGATCACCGAAGAAACCCTTGATCTGCTGCGGGAAAGGAAGGCCGCATTCTGTATCTACCATCTGGCCGGTTATTTCTCGCCAAAGGAGGTCACGACCGATTTCATTTACATCCGCCTGCACGGTCCCGGCGACAAGTACCAGGGCTCCTATCCGGAGCGGGACCTGGCGGACTGGGCCGGGGCCATTAGTGCCTGGACCGCCGAAGGGCTGGACGTCTACTGTTTTTTCGACAACGACCAGGAGGGCTACGCGGCCCACAACGCCGCCCGCTTGGCGGAAATGATTTCCTGA
- a CDS encoding hemerythrin domain-containing protein → MQPIGPLMWEHRLIEQMVDLIGREADRLDCGGEPDIHFAMQCADFLSVYADALHHGKEERILFRELKKKDISPKHKEIMNGLEEDHKLGRELVSRLRSSAKAFGNEPELAFEDIRISLRELVRLYPRHIRTEDRDFFHQVMDYFSRDEMDSMLAEYHNVARDVLYDKYQSVVDDLREKFT, encoded by the coding sequence ATGCAACCGATCGGCCCCCTCATGTGGGAACACCGCCTCATCGAGCAGATGGTCGACCTCATCGGCAGGGAGGCCGACCGGCTTGATTGCGGCGGCGAGCCCGACATCCATTTCGCCATGCAATGCGCCGACTTCCTATCAGTGTACGCCGATGCCCTGCACCACGGAAAGGAAGAGCGAATCCTGTTCAGAGAATTGAAAAAGAAAGATATCAGCCCAAAGCACAAGGAAATCATGAACGGGCTGGAGGAAGACCATAAACTGGGCCGCGAGCTGGTCTCCCGCCTGCGATCCTCGGCCAAGGCGTTCGGCAACGAGCCGGAACTCGCCTTCGAGGACATCCGCATCTCCCTCCGTGAACTGGTGCGGCTTTACCCCCGCCACATCCGCACCGAGGACAGGGATTTCTTCCATCAAGTCATGGACTATTTCAGCCGGGACGAAATGGACTCCATGCTCGCCGAATACCACAACGTGGCCCGGGACGTGCTGTATGACAAGTACCAAAGCGTGGTGGACGACTTGCGGGAGAAGTTCACGTGA
- a CDS encoding glycosyltransferase: MRQPLTVCDVVQTYSPISGGVKSYVNDKRAFVAGREDLRQILVIPGEKSSRHTEERTTTYHIASPRLPGSKSYRLLINKAAVDRIVARDKPDVIEVSDAYQPAWFALWAGGNLDIPVVGFYHSDYPRSYGRDLERGLGSDTLGGVVTDAIEGYLASLYNKMAATITSTKLFESRLRDMGVERVVRVPLGCDTDVFRPLDSRAKVLDRLGLPLGTYLLLFVGRFAPMKNISALLAMMEEFGEGERPVHLVLTGDGEDAEVVRRAAESRDDITWIPYASDREELVEVYSAADLFCNPGTHETFGLVSVEAQSCGTRVLGVKDGGMGETLEGEESLIEADAPEAKALADAVRRIRALGEGEESRRLRRERMKRRFSLQRNFRRLFRLYDHVRRRESVERFPTPEQDESLPEV; the protein is encoded by the coding sequence ATGCGCCAGCCGCTCACCGTCTGCGACGTGGTGCAGACGTACAGCCCCATCAGCGGCGGGGTGAAGAGCTACGTCAACGACAAGCGCGCCTTCGTGGCCGGACGGGAGGACCTGCGGCAGATTCTGGTCATCCCCGGCGAGAAGAGTTCCAGGCATACGGAGGAACGGACCACCACCTACCACATAGCCTCCCCGCGCCTGCCCGGCTCCAAGAGTTACCGGCTGCTGATCAACAAGGCGGCTGTGGACCGCATCGTGGCCAGGGACAAACCGGACGTCATCGAGGTTTCCGACGCCTATCAGCCCGCCTGGTTCGCACTGTGGGCCGGTGGGAACCTGGATATCCCCGTGGTTGGCTTTTACCACTCCGACTATCCCCGCTCCTACGGCCGCGACCTGGAGCGCGGTCTGGGGTCGGACACTTTGGGAGGCGTGGTCACGGACGCCATCGAGGGCTACCTAGCCTCCCTGTACAACAAGATGGCCGCCACCATCACTTCAACCAAGCTCTTCGAGTCACGGCTTAGGGACATGGGCGTGGAGCGGGTCGTCCGCGTACCCCTTGGCTGCGACACTGATGTCTTCCGGCCCCTGGATTCCCGGGCGAAGGTGCTGGACAGGCTTGGGTTGCCGCTCGGGACGTACCTGCTGCTTTTCGTTGGCCGGTTCGCCCCAATGAAGAACATTTCCGCCCTGCTGGCAATGATGGAGGAGTTCGGCGAGGGGGAGCGCCCGGTACATCTGGTTCTCACCGGCGACGGGGAGGATGCGGAGGTGGTGCGGCGGGCCGCGGAGAGTCGGGATGACATCACCTGGATTCCCTACGCCTCGGACCGCGAGGAACTGGTCGAAGTCTACAGCGCGGCTGATTTATTCTGCAATCCTGGCACGCACGAGACTTTCGGCCTGGTCTCGGTGGAGGCCCAGTCATGCGGCACCCGGGTGTTGGGCGTGAAGGATGGCGGCATGGGGGAAACGCTGGAAGGGGAGGAGTCGCTCATCGAAGCCGACGCGCCGGAGGCAAAGGCACTGGCTGATGCCGTGCGCCGCATCCGGGCCCTGGGCGAAGGGGAAGAGTCGCGGCGCCTGAGGCGGGAGCGCATGAAGCGGAGGTTCTCTCTGCAAAGGAATTTCCGCCGCCTCTTTCGTTTGTACGACCATGTTCGCCGCCGGGAGTCGGTGGAACGTTTTCCCACCCCCGAACAGGACGAATCATTGCCCGAGGTGTAG
- a CDS encoding ATP-binding protein, translating to MARDESSEGKNELNMLAEISHEMRTPMNAMLGEIQIMLADELPERQRGRLERIRVAASKMSSMIGDILDLSRAEAGRLRLERRPFDLLRVVDEVVGLFRPLAEKKGLRLQLDTGEQVPQYVRGDARRLSQILENLLDNAIKYTDEGSVSLGVESATTGETRRDGSPGPISLLFRVSDTGHGIPHDRQREIFKSFRRGEEEAGSSSGFGLGLSICRELVNMLGGYIWLQSKPGEGTTFLFTVTLEPAEADEVESAPEGGGAIDLRPDGRSLRVLLAEDDEMSRMFLSDYLTSRGHYVETATDGRQAVARLEDCDYDLVVMDVKMPRMDGIEATRRIRQGRTKEANRKMAIIGLSAKVDDESRRRALDAGMDAYMVKPVDLANFQAKLQDLTSLGVREADEDVSRRECAPGGKPEEEPEGVETPDAAEAAASGGGHGEDLLPTLDEGGVLKQYKGKKELFLRMVDAFSEQCDEKLGVIGQALEEGDMEKAEDEAHSLKGASRLLGAEALGELARTMEDSAREGRKDKARGAFDRAMREANTALKAMKDFTDQLE from the coding sequence ATGGCGAGGGATGAATCATCGGAAGGCAAGAATGAATTGAACATGCTGGCAGAAATCAGCCATGAGATGCGAACCCCGATGAATGCCATGCTGGGAGAGATCCAGATCATGCTGGCGGATGAGTTGCCCGAGCGGCAGCGTGGACGACTGGAACGGATCCGTGTGGCCGCCTCCAAGATGAGCAGCATGATCGGCGACATTCTGGATCTTTCCCGGGCCGAGGCTGGGCGATTGCGGCTTGAGCGTCGCCCCTTCGATCTGCTGCGGGTGGTGGATGAGGTCGTCGGCCTGTTTCGCCCCCTGGCCGAGAAAAAGGGTCTGCGCCTCCAGCTGGACACAGGGGAGCAGGTGCCGCAATACGTGCGGGGCGACGCCAGAAGATTGAGCCAGATTCTGGAAAACCTGCTGGACAACGCCATCAAGTACACCGACGAGGGCTCGGTGAGTCTTGGTGTGGAATCGGCCACCACGGGCGAGACGCGCCGCGATGGAAGTCCCGGTCCCATCTCCCTTCTTTTCCGCGTCTCCGACACGGGGCACGGCATCCCCCACGACAGGCAGCGCGAGATATTCAAGAGTTTTCGGCGCGGTGAGGAGGAAGCAGGGTCCAGTTCCGGCTTCGGGCTGGGCCTGAGCATCTGTCGGGAACTGGTGAACATGCTGGGGGGGTACATCTGGCTGCAGAGCAAGCCGGGCGAGGGCACCACCTTTCTATTCACCGTAACCCTGGAACCGGCCGAGGCCGACGAGGTGGAGTCCGCCCCGGAGGGTGGCGGTGCCATCGACCTGCGACCGGACGGCCGCTCCCTGCGCGTGTTGCTGGCCGAGGACGATGAGATGAGCCGCATGTTCCTCTCCGACTACCTCACTTCCCGGGGACACTATGTGGAGACGGCCACGGACGGCAGGCAGGCCGTGGCCCGTCTGGAGGATTGCGACTACGACCTGGTGGTCATGGACGTGAAGATGCCCCGCATGGACGGCATCGAGGCCACCAGGCGCATCCGCCAGGGCAGGACCAAGGAGGCCAATCGCAAGATGGCCATCATCGGCCTCAGCGCCAAGGTGGACGATGAATCAAGGAGGCGTGCCCTGGATGCGGGGATGGACGCCTACATGGTCAAGCCGGTGGATCTGGCTAATTTCCAGGCCAAGCTTCAGGACTTGACCAGCCTTGGCGTCCGAGAGGCGGATGAAGATGTCTCCCGCAGGGAGTGCGCTCCCGGTGGGAAACCTGAAGAGGAACCGGAGGGAGTTGAAACGCCAGACGCCGCGGAGGCCGCCGCGAGCGGGGGGGGGCATGGGGAGGACTTGCTCCCCACGCTGGATGAAGGCGGGGTGTTGAAGCAGTACAAAGGGAAAAAGGAACTCTTTTTGCGCATGGTGGACGCCTTTTCGGAGCAGTGCGACGAGAAGCTGGGCGTTATCGGCCAAGCCCTGGAAGAAGGCGACATGGAAAAAGCCGAGGATGAGGCCCATTCACTCAAAGGGGCTTCCCGTCTGCTGGGCGCGGAGGCGCTCGGAGAGTTGGCCCGGACCATGGAAGATTCCGCCCGCGAGGGGCGGAAGGACAAGGCCAGGGGAGCTTTCGACCGGGCCATGCGCGAAGCGAACACCGCCTTGAAGGCCATGAAGGATTTCACGGATCAGCTTGAATGA
- the ftsH gene encoding ATP-dependent zinc metalloprotease FtsH — MADFKGRKTPGQQAAGPGGFWRIVLIILAAWLAMNLLTGGRNEPLIDYTMFLNQVERGNVESVTLEGREVTGVFKEPVQIGDAPANGAKPAKNERFTTHVPDFGDDDLLSTLREQGVSVKTLPARDRGWFWYLVISFLPLLLIGGLIYMQYRRMQGGGGGGMFNIGKSKARRAEPEKQKTTFDDVAGAKGPKKELEEIINFLKDPSAVRKLGGEVPRGMLLVGPPGTGKTLLARAVAGEAGVPFYHISGSDFMEMFVGVGASRVRDLFKEAKKNAPSIVFIDELDSIGRRRGAGLGGGHDEREQTLNQLLSELDGFEPNEDVIVMSATNRPDILDPALLRPGRFDRRVSVPMPSVDEREEILDIYVRNKPLADDVDLRRLASSTPGFSGADLENILNEAALLAARAEREEIANKDIENARDKVMMGLQRHGLTMTEEEKRIVAFHEAGHAMTAALLPRADPLHKVSVIPRAQSMGVTQQFPERDRYIYRKEYMLDRLAVMMGGRASEMLVFGTATSGAGNDLQQAFKLARRMVLSWGMSEKFAHMAMGGPEGQVFLGEEIASRREYSDQTATEVDLEVKSLLDEAYQRARECIEDHREELDKIVEELLDQEEIPGKRVLDILGVEKQPPKEAERQDA; from the coding sequence ATGGCTGATTTCAAGGGGAGGAAGACCCCCGGGCAGCAAGCCGCGGGCCCAGGGGGGTTCTGGAGGATTGTCCTCATTATTCTGGCCGCTTGGCTGGCCATGAACCTGTTGACAGGGGGGAGGAACGAACCGCTCATCGACTACACCATGTTCCTGAACCAGGTGGAGCGGGGAAACGTGGAATCCGTGACCCTGGAGGGAAGAGAGGTCACGGGCGTGTTCAAGGAGCCGGTTCAGATTGGTGATGCTCCGGCGAACGGAGCCAAGCCCGCGAAAAACGAGCGCTTCACCACCCACGTGCCGGACTTCGGCGACGACGACCTGCTTTCCACCCTGCGGGAGCAGGGTGTCTCGGTGAAAACTCTCCCGGCCAGGGATCGGGGCTGGTTCTGGTACCTCGTCATATCCTTCCTGCCGCTTCTGCTCATCGGCGGCCTGATTTACATGCAATACCGCCGCATGCAGGGCGGGGGTGGCGGCGGAATGTTCAACATCGGAAAGAGCAAGGCCCGCCGGGCGGAGCCGGAAAAGCAGAAGACAACCTTTGACGACGTGGCCGGGGCGAAGGGCCCCAAGAAGGAACTCGAGGAAATCATCAACTTCCTCAAGGACCCCTCGGCCGTGCGCAAGCTGGGCGGGGAGGTTCCACGGGGCATGCTCCTGGTCGGTCCGCCGGGCACTGGCAAGACGCTGCTGGCGCGCGCCGTGGCGGGAGAGGCCGGAGTGCCCTTCTACCACATCTCCGGCTCCGACTTCATGGAAATGTTCGTGGGCGTGGGCGCTTCGCGCGTGCGCGATCTGTTCAAGGAGGCCAAGAAGAACGCGCCGTCCATCGTCTTCATCGATGAACTGGATTCCATCGGCCGCCGCCGGGGAGCGGGCCTTGGAGGCGGGCACGACGAGCGCGAACAGACCCTCAACCAGCTTCTGAGCGAGCTGGACGGCTTCGAGCCCAACGAGGATGTCATCGTCATGTCCGCCACAAACCGTCCGGACATTCTGGACCCGGCGCTGCTGCGTCCGGGCCGGTTTGACCGCCGGGTGAGCGTGCCCATGCCCTCGGTGGATGAGCGGGAGGAGATTCTCGACATCTACGTCCGCAACAAGCCTCTGGCCGATGATGTGGACCTGCGGCGACTGGCCAGTTCCACACCCGGTTTCAGCGGTGCGGACTTGGAGAACATACTCAACGAGGCTGCCCTGCTGGCCGCACGGGCTGAGCGCGAGGAAATCGCCAACAAGGACATCGAGAACGCGCGGGACAAGGTCATGATGGGGCTGCAGCGCCACGGCCTGACCATGACCGAGGAGGAGAAACGCATCGTGGCCTTCCACGAGGCGGGCCACGCCATGACCGCCGCTCTCCTGCCCAGGGCCGATCCGTTGCACAAGGTTTCCGTCATCCCGCGCGCCCAGTCCATGGGCGTCACCCAGCAGTTTCCGGAGCGGGACCGCTACATCTATCGCAAGGAGTATATGCTGGACCGGTTGGCCGTGATGATGGGCGGCCGCGCCTCGGAAATGCTCGTCTTCGGCACGGCCACCAGCGGGGCGGGCAACGATCTCCAGCAGGCCTTCAAGCTGGCCCGCCGCATGGTCCTGAGCTGGGGCATGAGCGAGAAGTTCGCCCACATGGCCATGGGGGGACCCGAAGGGCAGGTGTTCCTGGGCGAGGAGATCGCCTCCCGCCGTGAGTACAGCGACCAGACCGCCACGGAAGTGGATCTCGAGGTCAAATCCCTTCTGGACGAGGCATACCAGCGAGCGCGGGAGTGCATTGAGGACCATCGGGAAGAGCTGGACAAGATAGTCGAGGAGCTGCTGGACCAGGAGGAGATTCCGGGCAAGAGAGTGCTGGATATCCTGGGGGTCGAGAAGCAGCCGCCCAAGGAGGCGGAGAGGCAAGATGCCTGA
- a CDS encoding DUF488 domain-containing protein produces the protein MNERGRPGLRIKRIHDPVEPGDGLRVLVDRVWPRGVSKEEAQLDEWAKELAPSTELRRWFGHDPDKWGGFRQRYRAELQSSEKERKMEELARATGSGGVTLLYAAKDREHNNAAALRDFLAGKMED, from the coding sequence GTGAACGAAAGGGGTCGGCCCGGCCTTCGCATCAAGCGCATCCACGACCCGGTGGAACCAGGGGACGGCCTGCGCGTCCTCGTGGACCGGGTGTGGCCCCGCGGCGTAAGCAAGGAGGAGGCGCAACTGGACGAGTGGGCCAAGGAGCTGGCTCCCAGTACGGAGCTGCGCCGCTGGTTCGGCCACGACCCGGACAAATGGGGCGGCTTCCGCCAGCGCTACCGGGCAGAGCTTCAATCCTCGGAGAAAGAGCGGAAAATGGAGGAGCTCGCGCGGGCGACCGGAAGCGGCGGCGTCACCCTGCTCTACGCCGCCAAGGACCGCGAACACAACAACGCCGCCGCGTTGCGTGATTTTCTCGCTGGAAAAATGGAGGACTGA
- a CDS encoding BON domain-containing protein codes for MRHAILFPLLVLLSVPAASPASGDGGLPDERIARAVERTLERDHGVESHLMDVSVRSGVVRVSGVANDLLSKHRATRVSRTVKGVRTVVNTVRVSPLLGREDGEIRSDVLRVLSENPATEAFEVEVEVKDGRLELEGRVESWPERHIVERLVMDVEGVGSIENGIEVKPEVKRSDEEIAADVRRALKWNPWVMEESIEVEVENGEVELTGRVGSADERYRAYEEALVTGVTSVEMEALMVDWRGGEQLRRQREVPPRSDDAAIERAIADAFFLDPRLKSFSPVAESREGVVILTGTVGTLDAKRAAEQIARNTRGVWSVENHIRVRPLDRPGGEELAERVRRALETQSRLDPGEVTAKVEGGIVRLRGIVDTAYEKTLAEEAIAGLSGVIEVRNAIEVADESGDAALDYELLKDVQSELWWDPYVDSEEVDVSVEGGRVILHGEVDTWLECELAEENAYQAGAETVVNRVKVESGPGVPIPGVSNATEPVK; via the coding sequence GTGCGCCACGCCATACTGTTCCCGCTCCTTGTTCTGCTTTCCGTTCCCGCCGCATCCCCGGCCTCCGGGGATGGCGGACTGCCGGACGAACGCATCGCCCGGGCCGTGGAGCGCACGTTGGAGCGCGACCACGGCGTGGAGTCGCATTTGATGGATGTCTCGGTCCGCTCCGGAGTGGTCCGGGTCTCCGGCGTGGCCAACGACCTGCTCTCCAAGCACAGAGCCACGCGGGTCTCCCGGACCGTCAAGGGCGTGCGGACCGTTGTCAACACGGTGCGCGTTTCCCCGCTGCTTGGCCGTGAGGACGGCGAGATCCGTTCGGACGTTCTGCGGGTCCTGTCGGAGAATCCGGCCACCGAAGCCTTCGAGGTCGAGGTCGAGGTGAAGGATGGCCGGCTCGAACTGGAGGGCCGGGTGGAGTCTTGGCCCGAACGGCATATCGTGGAGCGCCTGGTGATGGATGTGGAGGGTGTCGGCTCCATTGAAAACGGCATCGAGGTGAAACCTGAGGTCAAGCGGTCTGACGAGGAAATAGCCGCTGACGTGCGCAGGGCCTTGAAGTGGAACCCCTGGGTTATGGAGGAATCCATCGAGGTGGAGGTGGAAAACGGTGAAGTGGAGTTGACCGGCAGGGTCGGCAGCGCGGACGAGCGATACCGGGCGTACGAGGAAGCCCTGGTCACCGGCGTGACGTCTGTGGAGATGGAGGCGCTCATGGTGGACTGGCGTGGCGGAGAGCAACTGCGCCGGCAGCGGGAGGTCCCGCCCCGGTCGGATGACGCCGCCATCGAACGTGCCATTGCCGACGCCTTTTTTTTGGACCCAAGGCTTAAGTCGTTCTCCCCTGTCGCGGAATCCCGCGAGGGTGTGGTAATTCTGACCGGAACCGTGGGCACTTTGGACGCCAAGCGGGCGGCGGAGCAGATCGCGCGCAATACGCGGGGGGTTTGGTCGGTGGAGAATCACATCCGCGTCCGGCCGCTGGATCGCCCCGGCGGCGAGGAGCTGGCCGAACGGGTGCGGCGGGCTCTGGAAACGCAATCGCGCCTGGATCCGGGCGAGGTAACGGCCAAAGTCGAGGGCGGCATCGTGCGCCTGCGCGGCATTGTTGACACGGCCTATGAAAAAACGCTGGCCGAGGAGGCGATCGCCGGCCTCTCCGGCGTAATCGAGGTGCGCAACGCCATCGAGGTGGCGGACGAAAGCGGAGACGCCGCCTTGGACTACGAATTGTTGAAAGACGTGCAATCGGAATTGTGGTGGGACCCGTATGTGGACAGCGAGGAAGTCGATGTTTCCGTTGAGGGCGGACGCGTGATCCTTCATGGCGAAGTCGACACCTGGCTGGAGTGCGAACTCGCGGAGGAAAACGCCTACCAGGCCGGAGCCGAAACCGTGGTCAATCGCGTCAAGGTTGAATCCGGCCCTGGTGTGCCCATTCCCGGTGTCTCCAACGCCACGGAACCCGTAAAGTGA